One segment of Salvia splendens isolate huo1 chromosome 20, SspV2, whole genome shotgun sequence DNA contains the following:
- the LOC121781836 gene encoding putative pentatricopeptide repeat-containing protein At3g15200: protein MRNLQWDFIMNSRFRLQIATVLRYNYFSIRTISSSIDDEALRIQFLLKNHFHEAAESVERRLEQLKPPLSHELALNVLKRHRSDWKSAYTFFRWLCDSSGYAPETSIYNEIVDTLGRNHRFDELRLLLDEMPRRKKPMDERTYAVVVSRLAAAHRVDEAIQFFDGMEELGLRRDLPAFQTLLLALCRYKHVERAEFLFRVRKSEFAADIKTWNIVLSGWCALRSLPDAKRFWRDILASDCKPDRYTYGIFINSLCKSGKEGRSLALLRAMWEQGCSPDAAICNTVIDGLCFKKRIPEALEVFREMREKGCSPNNATYNSLIKHLCKIQRMEVVEELVKEMEETGGACAPNALTYGFVLRAARNAKQVDRIFERVKESGCEVGGDFYNMVLRLFVGWGDEERVGCVWGEMERRGVGPDRRSYTIVVHGLCEMGRAGAALEYFAEMECKGMFPEPRTKMMVEEMRCKLSEGERGSERRLRKGNGLVKQVKKAR, encoded by the coding sequence ATGAGAAATTTGCAGTGGGATTTCATCATGAATTCGAGATTTCGCTTGCAAATTGCTACTGTTTTAAGGTATAATTACTTCTCAATTCGCACAATTTCCAGCTCCATTGACGACGAAGCTCTGAGAATCCAATTTCTTCTGAAGAACCATTTCCACGAAGCTGCGGAATCAGTCGAGCGCCGCCTCGAGCAATTAAAGCCCCCGCTCTCGCACGAATTGGCCCTCAATGTGCTCAAACGCCACCGCTCCGACTGGAAATCCGCCTACACATTCTTCCGCTGGCTTTGCGATTCATCCGGCTACGCTCCTGAAACCTCCATCTACAACGAGATCGTCGACACGCTAGGCCGAAACCACCGCTTCGACGAGCTCCGCCTACTGCTCGACGAAATGCCGAGGAGAAAAAAACCGATGGATGAACGGACGTATGCTGTTGTTGTCAGCAGATTAGCCGCCGCTCACAGGGTCGACGAAGCAATCCAGTTCTTCGACGGCATGGAGGAACTAGGCCTCCGCCGCGACCTGCCTGCGTTTCAGACGCTGCTGCTGGCGCTGTGCCGTTACAAGCATGTGGAAAGGGCGGAATTTCTCTTCCGCGTTAGGAAGAGTGAGTTTGCTGCGGATATCAAAACGTGGAACATCGTGTTGAGTGGATGGTGCGCGCTGCGGAGCTTGCCCGATGCCAAGAGGTTTTGGAGGGACATTCTCGCGTCGGATTGCAAGCCGGATAGATACACCTATGGCATCTTCATCAATTCGTTGTGCAAATCCGGGAAGGAGGGAAGATCGCTGGCGCTGCTGAGGGCAATGTGGGAGCAGGGATGCAGCCCGGATGCGGCCATATGCAACACTGTCATCGACGGGCTGTGTTTCAAGAAGAGGATCCCTGAGGCTCTTGAGGTTTtcagagagatgagagagaagggGTGCTCGCCGAATAATGCTACGTACAACTCGTTGATCAAGCATCTCTGCAAGATTCAGAGGatggaggtggtggaggagcTCGTTAAGGAGATGGAGGAGACAGGTGGTGCCTGTGCGCCGAATGCTTTGACGTACGGGTTCGTTCTGAGGGCTGCGAGGAACGCAAAGCAAGTTGACAGGATTTTTGAGAGGGTTAAGGAGAGTGGGTGTGAGGTTGGAGGGGACTTTTACAACATGGTTTTGAGGTTGTTTGTGGGATGGGGGGATGAGGAGAGGGTGGGGTGTGTTTGGGGTGAGATGGAAAGGAGGGGAGTGGGGCCCGATCGACGGTCGTACACGATTGTTGTGCACGGGCTTTGTGAGATGGGGAGGGCCGGGGCTGCGTTGGAGTATTTTGCTGAGATGGAGTGCAAGGGTATGTTTCCCGAGCCTCGGACGAAAATGATGGTGGAGGAGATGAGATGCAAGTTGAGTGAAGGAGAGAGGGGGAGTGAGAGAAGATTGAGAAAAGGGAATGGTTTGgttaaacaagtcaagaaagCTAGGTAG
- the LOC121780724 gene encoding uncharacterized protein At3g27210-like — MGACVSLCLSVDSKNENLVISSPVKQSSFAVNGRDHSAAVLAVTASLSLPGSRGGGSKDDAFFDSQPWLESDCEDEFLSVNGDFTPSRGSTPVHHRFSSGNPAVNKPQPVPEPLPEPLQESLRHQQGGDKEDEASEESVVAGNEERSGRTGNEEAVTEEQSVQCCIPRLRSRRPSATARVEKV; from the exons atGGGAGCATGCGTTTCGCTCTGTTTATCAGTGGATTCCAAAAACGAGAATCTCGTGATCTCCTCGCCGGTCAAACAGAGCTCCTTCGCGGTCAACGGCCGGGATCATTCCGCCGCCGTGTTGGCCGTCACAGCAAGCCTCTCTCTTCCCGGTTCCCGCGGCGGAG GTAGCAAGGATGATGCGTTCTTCGACTCACAACCCTGGTTGGAATCGGATTGTGAAGATGAGTTTTTAAGTGTCAATGGTG ATTTCACCCCATCTCGCGGAAGCACTCCTGTCCACCACAGATTCTCTTCGGGGAATCCAGCGGTGAATAAGCCCCAACCCGTACCTGAGCCTTTACCAGAGCCTTTACAAGAGAGCTTACGCCACCAGCAAGGGGGAGACAAGGAGGATGAAGCCAGCGAGGAGAGCGTGGTTGCTGGAAACGAAGAAAGGAGCGGAAGAACTGGGAATGAAGAAGCAGTGACAGAGGAGCAGTCGGTGCAGTGTTGCATTCCCAGGTTGCGTTCAAGACGACCCTCAGCGACAGCACGGGTCGAGAAAGTTTAG